One Epinephelus lanceolatus isolate andai-2023 chromosome 10, ASM4190304v1, whole genome shotgun sequence genomic region harbors:
- the dnali1 gene encoding axonemal dynein light intermediate polypeptide 1: MIPQAESLLKYDNPVLVSKTTDGKSPKGRPLRVSHQQPAISLPVPPPPKAKSPTADSIRQENEEILNTIFPPREWKEENQLWEQKVSSAPCTRTDVIYLEELLDTKLQQKQARETGICRIRRELFSQCFDELIRQVTINCAERGLLLWRIREEIQMTITAYQMLYESSVAFGMRKALQAKQGKADMEKKIADLEDERQDLKRQLNEQKAKCDDIEKRENDRRQAEEKKHAEEIQFLKRTNQQLKAQLEGMITPKK, from the exons ATGATTCCACAGGCCGAGTCTCTCCTGAAATACGACAACCCAGTGTTGGTCAGCAAAACCACAGACGGAAAATCACCAAAG GGACGCCCTTTGAGAGTGAGCCATCAGCAGCCTGCTATCTCTCTCCCTGTTCCACCACCTCCTAAAGCAAAGTCACCCACTGCTGACAGCATCAGGCAGGAAAATGAGGAGATCCTGAACACCATCTTTCCACCGAG GGAATGGAAGGAGGAAAACCAGCTGTGGGAGCAGAAAGTGTCCAGTGCACCTTGTACGAGAACAGATGTTATTTACCTGGAGGAACTGCTGGACACAaagctgcagcagaaacagGCCAGAGAAACAGGAATCTGCCGCATTCGCAGGGAGCTCTTTTCCCAGTGCTTTG aTGAGCTGATCAGACAGGTGACCATCAACTGTGCCGAGAGGGGTCTGCTGCTGTGGCGCATTAGAGAAGAAATTCAAATGACTATCACCGCCTACCAGATGCTGTACGAGAGCAGCGTGGCTTTTGGAATGAGGAAAGCACTGCAGGCTAAGCAGGGCAAGGCTGACATGGAGAAAAAA ATCGCTGATCTGGAGGATGAGAGACAAGACCTGAAGAGGCAACTGAATGAACAGAAGGCCAAATGTGACGACATTGAAAAGAGGGAAAATGACAGGCGACAGGCTGAGGAGAAGAAGCACGCTGAGGAGATTCAGTTCCTGAAGAGAACCAACCAGCAGCTGAAG GCTCAACTGGAAGGGATGATTACACCAAAGAAGTAA
- the snip1 gene encoding smad nuclear-interacting protein 1, with protein MTKEKRHRRRESPEREPKVKVKQEPVSPVRPQRSRRSRSRSSGNSSPQRRRASRSPARTRDRSPARRESPPARRASRSPRNRRSRTPPLRGADVKIKRERDEHRSGGDERRRRNDQPEERRSRWESDRPQERDRDRHRERGALASQQAERQQHDERRRENRQRREENQEQEFGQSGGGSDSPSAPPAEKEKPNFELSGALTEDTNTFRGVVIKYNEPPEARIPKRRWRLYPFKNDEPLPVMYIHRQSAYLLGRQRKIADIPIDHPSCSKQHAVFQYRLMEFTRADGTTGRRVRPYIIDLGSGNGTYLNNQRIEAQRYYELKEKDVIKFGFSSREYVLLHEFSDTSEVDAKVEEEEDDEGLDE; from the exons ATGACCAAAGAAAAGCGTCACAGGAGAAGAGAGTCACCGGAGCGCGAGCCCAAAGTTAAGGTAAAGCAGGAGCCAGTGAGCCCTGTTAGGCCACAGAGATCACGCCGCTCGAGGTCGAGATCCAGCGGCAACTCAAGTCCACAGAGGAGAAGAGCCAGCAG GTCACCAGCCAGGACGAGGGACCGCTCACCAGCTAGAAGAGAGTCACCTCCCGCCAGACGAGCCAGCAGATCCCCCAGAAACAGAAGAAGTCGCACTCCTCCACTCCGTGGTGctgatgtcaaaataaaacgg GAGCGTGATGAGCATCGGTCTGGTGGCGATGAACGGAGGAGAAGAAACGACCAGCCAGAGGAGAGGCGGAGCAGGTGGGAATCAGACAGACCGCAGGAGAGAGACcgtgacagacacagagagcgaGGCGCACTCGCCTCTCAACAAGCTGAGAGACAGCAGCATGATGAGCGGCGCAGGGAAAACCGTCAGCGGCGCGAAGAAAACCAAGAGCAGGAATTTGGGCAGTCGGGAGGAGGGAGCGACAGCCCAAGTGCCCCGCCTGCTGAAAAGGAGAAACCCAACTTTGAACTGTCGGGGGCTCTGAcagaagacacaaacacattccgGGGGGTGGTGATCAAGTACAACGAACCACCTGAGGCTCGCATTCCCAAGCGCAGATGGCGACTTTACCCCTTCAAGAATGATGAACCCCTCCCAGTCATGTACATTCACAGACAGAGTGCCTATTTGTTGGGGCGGCAGAGGAAAATTGCAGATATCCCCATTGACCACCCATCCTGCTCCAAGCAACATGCAGTGTTCCAGTACAG ACTGATGGAGTTTACACGGGCCGACGGCACCACCGGCCGCAGGGTGAGACCTTACATCATCGACCTGGGTTCCGGCAACGGCACCTACCTGAACAACCAGCGCATCGAAGCCCAGCGCTATTACGAACTCAAGGAAAAAGACGTTATCAAGTTCGGCTTCAGCAGCCGCGAATACGTCCTGCTGCACGAGTTCTCAGACACAAGCGAGGTGGACGCCAAggtggaagaggaagaagacgacGAGGGTCTCGATGAGTAA